DNA from Granulicella arctica:
GCGATATTGCCTCGCTGTGTCTCGTGTGAAAACACGAAGCAGCCTTTTGGGTGAGCGAGGCCGAGATGCTGTTCGTACCAAGCATACAGAGCGTCTGGATCCTTGACACGGAGAAATGCTCCGCCGATTCCTGTTACCTGAGCCATATTGTCCTCCTTGCGCGGGTGTTCGTAAGAACTATACCGCGCAGACTTTCCGTGCAGGATTAATTAATCGTTGCGCTTGGAGGCGTCGAGGAGGAAGAAGATGGGGATGGCGACGAGGGTGTTGATGGCAGCGCGGACGAGCTCGTGTATCCAGAGGACATGCTGGCCGGCGAGACCGAGGAGACGGCTGTCGATGAGGTAAAGGATGAGGCTCTGGAGGATCGAGAAGCCGAAGTTCATCAGGAGTCGGGTGGTGAGGGCTTCGACGTCGACCTGGATACCGATGCTGGCGGCGATGTAGCCGATGATGGCTTTGGCGATGCCGTTGACGCCGATGGGCTGGTTGGTGAGGGCGTCCTGTAGTAGACCGATGACTGCGCCGGTGAGGGTTCCGGCGATGGGGCTGCGGCGGGAGACAGCGAAGAAGATGGTGACGATGAGCGGGAGATCGAGGATAGAGAGGCGCGGAAAAGGCTTGGGCAGGAGCGCCTGCAAGAGGATGGCGGCGATGGGCACCAGCAGGGTGATGGCCGGGTGGAAGCTGTGCTCTTCGAGCTCGCGACGGGAGGTGTAGCTGCGGTTGGCCATGGTGTGTGCGCTACTGCTGCGGCTCCGTATCTGGCGGGGTGGACTTGGGCGCGGCCGGTTTTGCAGTCTTGCGGGGTGTCTCGCCGGAGTCGGTTGGATTGAAGGTGGAGACGGGTGGGGCTTGTGCGCCGGGGGTCAGGTCGACGGCGGGTGGGGTGGTTCCGGGGGTGAAGTGGTCAGGGTGCAGAGTGGGCAGCGGGCTGGGGACGGTGCCTCCGACGTTCTCGGGCTTGGCAGGGTTGGCGTCGTCGGGGTTGGTGGCTGAGGTTGTGCCGGTGGGATCGACGTAGCTGGGGTCGATGTCGTGGAGGCTGGGGAGGCGCTCGGAGAGAAGATCGGCGGCGCGCTTGTTGTCG
Protein-coding regions in this window:
- the mreD gene encoding rod shape-determining protein MreD; translated protein: MANRSYTSRRELEEHSFHPAITLLVPIAAILLQALLPKPFPRLSILDLPLIVTIFFAVSRRSPIAGTLTGAVIGLLQDALTNQPIGVNGIAKAIIGYIAASIGIQVDVEALTTRLLMNFGFSILQSLILYLIDSRLLGLAGQHVLWIHELVRAAINTLVAIPIFFLLDASKRND